In Drosophila suzukii chromosome Y, CBGP_Dsuzu_IsoJpt1.0, whole genome shotgun sequence, the following proteins share a genomic window:
- the LOC139353601 gene encoding uncharacterized protein, with product MIEETFGFVQFESERQANIAILALHQSRFKAKTLTVHSATFQSMEEHVHDSRQFGEDVLVAEADSSGQDLIADCEIIAMDLQGFRGAMRIRDRLIAKGLCTEVRSPIAMDDNEPLSSLEELAALGPQYAIVLTSVNESMGSASVHYLYEDRSEHPDLPQDQAIEMVVSDFNRRHVFNSADGVRD from the coding sequence ATGATAGAGGAGACGTTTGGTTTTGTTCAGTTCGAGAGCGAAAGACAGGCCAACATAGCTATTCTGGCTCTGCACCAGTCGCGATTCAAGGCCAAAACCCTGACTGTCCACAGCGCCACCTTTCAATCTATGGAGGAACACGTACATGACTCCAGACAGTTCGGGGAGGATGTGCTCGTCGCCGAGGCCGACTCTTCGGGGCAGGATCTGATTGCCGACTGCGAGATCATAGCCATGGATCTCCAAGGCTTCCGAGGTGCTATGCGCATCCGGGATCGCCTCATCGCCAAGGGACTGTGCACGGAAGTTCGCTCGCCGATCGCAATGGATGATAACGAACCGCTCTCCAGTCTGGAGGAGCTCGCAGCACTTGGCCCCCAGTACGCCATTGTCTTGACGTCCGTGAATGAGAGCATGGGCTCGGCGTCAGTGCACTACTTGTATGAGGACCGTTCTGAGCATCCCGACTTGCCGCAGGATCAGGCCATCGAGATGGTTGTGTCGGACTTCAACCGCCGCCATGTCTTTAATTCAGCGGATGGTGTTCGTGACTGA
- the LOC139353602 gene encoding uncharacterized protein: MIEETFGFVQFESERQTNIAILALHQSRFKAKTLTVHSATFQSMEEHGHDSRQFGEDVLVAEADSSGQDLIADCEIIAMDLQGFRGAMRIRDRLIAKGLCTEVRSPIAMDDNEPLSSLEELAALGTQYAIVLTSVNESMGSASVHYLYEDRSEHPDLPQDQAIEMVESDFNLRHVFNSADGVRDCGC; this comes from the coding sequence ATGATAGAGGAGACGTTTGGTTTTGTTCAGTTCGAGAGCGAAAGACAGACCAACATAGCTATTCTGGCTCTGCACCAGTCCCGATTCAAGGCCAAAACCCTGACTGTCCACAGCGCCACCTTTCAATCTATGGAGGAACACGGACATGACTCCAGACAGTTCGGGGAGGATGTGCTCGTCGCCGAGGCCGACTCTTCGGGGCAGGATCTGATTGCCGACTGCGAGATCATAGCCATGGATCTCCAAGGCTTCCGAGGTGCTATGCGCATCCGGGATCGCCTCATCGCCAAGGGACTGTGCACGGAAGTTCGCTCGCCGATCGCAATGGATGATAACGAACCGCTCTCCAGTCTGGAGGAGCTCGCAGCACTTGGCACCCAGTACGCCATTGTCTTGACGTCCGTGAATGAGAGCATGGGCTCGGCGTCAGTGCACTACTTGTATGAGGACCGTTCTGAGCATCCCGACTTGCCGCAGGATCAGGCCATCGAGATGGTTGAGTCGGACTTCAACCTCCGCCATGTCTTTAATTCAGCGGATGGTGTTCGTGACTGCGGTTGTTAA
- the LOC139353603 gene encoding uncharacterized protein — protein sequence MIEETFGFVQFESERQANIAILALHQSRFKAKTLTVHSATSQSMEEHGHDSRQFGEDVLVAEADSSGQDLIADCEIIAMDLQGFRGAMRIRDRLIAKGLCTEVRSPIAMDDNEPLSSLEELAALGTQYAIVLTSVNESMGSASVHYLYEDRSEHPDLPQDQAIEMVESDFNLRHVFNSADGVRDCGC from the coding sequence ATGATAGAGGAGACGTTTGGTTTTGTTCAGTTCGAGAGCGAAAGACAGGCCAACATAGCTATTCTGGCTCTGCACCAGTCCCGATTCAAGGCCAAAACCCTGACTGTCCACAGCGCCACCTCTCAATCTATGGAGGAACACGGACATGACTCCAGACAGTTCGGGGAGGATGTGCTCGTCGCCGAGGCCGACTCTTCGGGGCAGGATCTGATTGCCGACTGCGAGATCATAGCCATGGATCTCCAAGGCTTCCGAGGTGCTATGCGCATCCGGGATCGCCTCATCGCCAAGGGACTGTGCACGGAAGTTCGCTCGCCGATCGCAATGGATGATAACGAACCGCTCTCCAGTCTGGAGGAGCTCGCAGCACTTGGCACCCAGTACGCCATTGTCTTGACGTCCGTGAATGAGAGCATGGGCTCGGCGTCAGTGCACTACTTGTATGAGGACCGTTCTGAGCATCCCGACTTGCCGCAGGATCAGGCCATCGAGATGGTTGAGTCGGACTTCAACCTCCGCCATGTCTTTAATTCAGCGGATGGTGTTCGTGACTGCGGTTGTTAA